Genomic DNA from Mycobacterium stomatepiae:
GTCGGTGGCCCGTTTGGTCCCCAGGGCGGTCCCGAGGCGGCGGCGCGCACGGCGCGCTACGCCGCGTTGAGTGCCTACCAACTCGGCCCGGTGCTGCTCGCGCACACCCTCGACGATCAAGCGGAGACGGTGTTGCTGGGGCTGGGCCGCGGCTCCGGAGCGCGCTCGATCGCCGGGATGCGCCCGCACGATCCGCCGTGGTGCCGGCCGCTGTTGGGTGTCCGGCGGGCCACCACCCACGCCGCCTGCCTCGAGCTGGGCCTGAGCGCGTGGCAGGACCCGCACAACAGCGACCGGCGCTTCACCCGAACCCGGCTGCGGCACGAGGTGCTGCCGCTGCTCGAGGACACCCTCGGCGGCGGGGTGGCCGAGGCGCTGGCCCGGACCGCGACGTCGCTGCGGGAGGACACCGAATTCATCGACACGCTCGCGGCCCAGGCGCTTCCCGGCGTGCGGGCCGACCCCGGGCTGCGGGTTCAGGGACTGGCCGAGCTGCCCGACCCGGTGCGGCGCCGGGTGATCCGCGGCTGGCTGCTGGCCGGCGGGGCGACCGGCCTGACCGACAAGCAGATCCGCGCGGTGGACGTGCTGGTCACCGCTTGGCGCGGGCAGGGCGGGGTGGCGGTCGGCTCGGATTTGCGCGGCGAGCGGCTGATCGCGGGGCGGCGCGACGGCCTGCTCACCTTGCGACGCGAACCTGTGTAAAAATCGAGGAATTGTCGCCGCCGTTGGTTGTTCGGCCGCCGACATGGCACGCTGTGGGCGTGGCCCAGACCTCCTCGGCGATAACCCCCGAGCAGCCCGTGGACCTTTACCCGGGGGACATCAAGTCTGTGCTGCTCACGACCGAGCAGATCCAGGCCCGCATCGTCGAACTCGGCGGGCAGATCGCCAACGACTACCGCGAG
This window encodes:
- the tilS gene encoding tRNA lysidine(34) synthetase TilS, with product MDRQGPVGQLRAAVEAFAKTYLATGDQWGVALSGGPDSLALTAVAAQLRPTTALIVDHGLQPQSAAVAEAARAQAVALGCVDAQVICVKVGGPFGPQGGPEAAARTARYAALSAYQLGPVLLAHTLDDQAETVLLGLGRGSGARSIAGMRPHDPPWCRPLLGVRRATTHAACLELGLSAWQDPHNSDRRFTRTRLRHEVLPLLEDTLGGGVAEALARTATSLREDTEFIDTLAAQALPGVRADPGLRVQGLAELPDPVRRRVIRGWLLAGGATGLTDKQIRAVDVLVTAWRGQGGVAVGSDLRGERLIAGRRDGLLTLRREPV